The following are from one region of the Coffea eugenioides isolate CCC68of chromosome 2, Ceug_1.0, whole genome shotgun sequence genome:
- the LOC113758579 gene encoding dehydrodolichyl diphosphate synthase complex subunit NUS1-like, giving the protein MSESCVFVGVIDCMYGNLLLVGMGMGSTGIISKACSRNDGNGAGTVAPPARILKYGNETQELLKWASRLLLNLLQSFYAIGHICDAGVEIWVFVHFGSFCILPSPYGISKKLTFRQKKKYGISKVLELLQWVADIGVKSVCLYDPEGVLKKNKEPIMQRFSSANLSEEAAVNGRLVTRRNLTLEFVSFEDGKEAVAKAANYLFVKHYANGTKEKSDFTEPQMAEALGAIGSGGADPDLLLIYGPTRCHLGFPAWRLRYTEIVHMGPLKSMSYGSLVKAIFKYTMVHQNYGS; this is encoded by the exons ATGTCGGAGAGCTGCGTGTTTGTTGGTGTGATTGACTGTATGTACGGGAACTTGTTACTTGTGGGTATGGGAATGGGAAGTACAGGAATCATTAGTAAGGCATGCAGTCGCAATGACGGAAatggggcagggacggttgcaCCTCCTGCACG GATTTTGAAATATGGAAATGAAACACAGGAGCTTCTTAAATGGGCTTCCCGG CTACTTCTTAATCTGCTTCAGTCATTTTACGCAATAGGCCACATTTGTGATGCTGG AGTGGAAATCTGGGTCTTCGTGCACTTTGGCTCATTCTGCATTTTGCCGTCACCATATGGTATTTCAAAAAAGCTaacgtttcgacaaaaaaaaaaatatggtatttcaaaagttttggagTTATTGCAGTGGGTTGCAGATATTGGTGTGAAAAGTGTCTGCCTTTATGATCCAGAAG GTGTGTTGAAAAAGAACAAGGAACCTATCATGCAAAGATTCAGCAGTGCAAACTTGTCTGAG GAGGCTGCTGTTAATGGTCGGCTTGTTACCCGCAGAAATCTGACTTTGGAGTTTGTTTCATTTGAGGATGGAAAAGAAGCAGTTGCCAAAGCAGCTAATTATCTCTTTGTAAAGCACTATGCAAATGGTACTAAGGAAAAGTCAGATTTTACAGAGCCTCAAATGGCTGAAGCTTTAGGAGCCATTG gttctggaggAGCTGATCCTGATCTGCTACTAATTTATGGACCCACAAGATGCCATCTTGGGTTTCCAGCATGGAGACTTCGGTACACTGAAATAGT ACATATGGGGCCATTGAAGTCTATGAGTTATGGTTCCCTTGTTAAAGCCATTTTCAAGTACACTATGGTGCATCAAAATTATG GTTCATAA